One stretch of Schlesneria sp. DSM 10557 DNA includes these proteins:
- the aroB gene encoding 3-dehydroquinate synthase, with protein sequence MIHDDASLKVDLGPRSYEIAIVTDQLSSCGKLFENWWYVRDGMSSAFCTQPPPQGSVWVAEKRPVERPFAFLVTDENLFNSHGRVVSQSLIEAGWRCETEVLPAGETSKSAEMLTRLHDRLIALNADRRTLIVAVGGGVIGDLAGFLAATYMRGLPFVQVPTTLLSAVDSSVGGKTGINHTRAKNMIGAFYQPIGVLIDTATLATLPAREYRAGLAEVVKYGVILDAEFLTYLEHHIEAINNRDPHVLRHIIARSCRLKASVVEQDEFETKGLRAALNYGHTFGHAFEALAGYGELLHGEAVAIGMIHASRLSEQRGLIDAALTSRQISLLEALHLPTALPVTLWLSDDDVISRMRLDKKSVSGSLRFVLPIRAGAVKTFSDVPESDVRNVLNHSR encoded by the coding sequence GTGATTCACGACGACGCTAGCCTGAAAGTGGATCTTGGGCCACGATCGTATGAAATCGCCATTGTCACCGATCAACTCAGCTCGTGCGGGAAACTGTTTGAGAACTGGTGGTACGTACGAGATGGCATGTCATCGGCTTTTTGCACTCAGCCACCGCCACAGGGAAGTGTCTGGGTCGCTGAGAAGCGTCCTGTGGAGCGTCCGTTCGCGTTTCTCGTGACGGACGAGAACCTGTTTAACTCGCACGGACGTGTCGTCAGTCAATCGCTCATCGAGGCTGGATGGCGATGTGAAACGGAAGTTCTCCCGGCGGGCGAGACATCCAAGTCGGCGGAAATGTTGACGCGTCTGCATGATCGACTGATCGCGCTGAACGCGGATCGCCGCACACTGATCGTCGCGGTCGGCGGCGGCGTGATTGGGGATCTTGCGGGATTCCTGGCTGCCACCTACATGCGAGGGCTTCCCTTCGTCCAGGTACCCACCACCCTGCTGTCTGCAGTCGACAGTTCAGTGGGTGGTAAGACCGGTATTAACCACACTCGCGCCAAGAACATGATTGGCGCGTTCTATCAGCCAATCGGAGTCCTGATCGACACGGCAACACTCGCCACACTCCCGGCACGTGAATATCGTGCGGGGCTAGCCGAAGTCGTGAAGTACGGTGTGATTCTGGACGCTGAATTTCTGACATATCTCGAACACCACATCGAAGCCATCAACAATCGAGACCCCCACGTTCTTCGGCATATTATTGCCCGCAGTTGCCGACTGAAGGCGAGTGTGGTGGAACAGGACGAGTTCGAGACTAAAGGACTGCGTGCCGCCCTTAACTACGGCCACACGTTCGGTCACGCTTTCGAGGCACTTGCTGGATACGGCGAACTACTGCACGGTGAGGCGGTGGCAATCGGGATGATTCACGCCAGTCGCCTTTCCGAACAACGCGGTTTGATTGATGCCGCACTGACCTCGCGACAAATCAGTCTGCTGGAAGCTCTCCATCTTCCGACCGCGCTTCCTGTCACACTGTGGCTGTCAGATGATGATGTGATCTCTCGGATGCGATTGGACAAAAAATCTGTCTCAGGAAGCTTGAGGTTCGTCCTGCCGATCCGGGCAGGCGCCGTCAAAACCTTCTCTGACGTCCCGGAATCGGACGTGCGAAATGTCCTCAACCACTCGCGCTAG
- a CDS encoding sugar phosphate isomerase/epimerase family protein, whose amino-acid sequence MKYAICQELFENWDWARQCRFIAETGYTGIELAPFTLASRISDVSSEQRRELKSVAADHGLTICGLHWLLAKTEGFHLTTNDQAVRNATTDYLIELGKACADLGGEVMVFGSPLQRNIQPGVSREQAYDNAAEVFRKALPAFADRGVKIVMEPLTTKETNFVNSCAEAVELINRVDHPGIVLHQDVKAMLSESVSIPDLIKQYASITGHFHVNDDNLLGPGMGRTDYRPIIQALLDTNYSGWVSVEVFDYKPGAELIARESINYLKRIYDEVSATGRSMGNGGPK is encoded by the coding sequence ATGAAATACGCGATCTGTCAGGAATTGTTTGAGAATTGGGACTGGGCACGACAGTGTCGCTTCATCGCAGAAACGGGTTACACCGGTATCGAACTGGCCCCCTTCACCCTTGCTTCTCGAATCTCAGACGTCTCTTCCGAGCAGCGGCGAGAACTGAAGTCCGTCGCAGCAGATCACGGACTGACGATTTGTGGGCTGCACTGGCTGCTGGCAAAAACAGAAGGGTTTCACCTCACGACCAACGACCAGGCTGTCCGTAACGCAACCACGGACTATCTGATCGAATTGGGGAAAGCCTGCGCCGATCTGGGGGGCGAAGTCATGGTTTTCGGTTCGCCCCTCCAGCGCAACATTCAACCGGGAGTTTCACGGGAGCAAGCGTACGACAATGCAGCGGAGGTTTTTCGTAAGGCCCTGCCTGCATTCGCAGACCGGGGTGTCAAAATCGTGATGGAGCCCCTCACGACAAAAGAAACCAACTTTGTCAATTCCTGTGCAGAGGCAGTGGAACTGATCAACCGAGTGGACCACCCGGGTATCGTGCTGCACCAGGATGTGAAAGCGATGCTGAGCGAATCAGTGTCGATTCCCGATCTGATCAAGCAGTACGCCTCTATCACAGGCCACTTCCACGTAAACGACGACAATCTGCTGGGACCGGGAATGGGCCGGACGGACTACCGTCCCATCATCCAGGCCCTGCTCGACACGAACTACAGCGGATGGGTCAGCGTCGAGGTTTTCGACTACAAACCTGGGGCTGAACTTATTGCCCGTGAAAGCATCAATTACCTCAAGCGGATTTATGACGAAGTTTCTGCCACGGGACGTTCAATGGGAAATGGAGGTCCAAAGTGA
- a CDS encoding neutral/alkaline non-lysosomal ceramidase N-terminal domain-containing protein produces the protein MNFAPLFRSVGLLLVCLVTYSHPEVFGGEALRVGIAEVDITPPVGFPMAGYYHERLAEGVIDPLKAKAIVFRDGDTSAALVVCDLIGIATDLVKEIRKRASTETGIPVSNIVITATHSHTAPDYMKELYLKLGKENQAPMRAEFIEKLIAGPADAIRKAHATAKPALLEAGSATQLIPVSFNRRSVMRDGSVKTWQSHDNPDVVRAAGPIDPRIELLAVRDETGVARGILSNFALHLDTVGGMRWSADYPYFIDQALKKSLGNEVVSIFGTGCCGDINHVNPNSKERNKADYIGTSIAESIERDLGKLKPLAKTKLVAKSEVVQLPLQEATEDEVKWAIEILQKAYRKETVDFFDHVTAHKKIMLDQFRHREPYANAIDHITWGLSHSLKGIGETIPAEVNVITLGQDVAIVCLPGEVFVELGMAIKQGSPFKTTLVIELSNCVETIYIPNRPAYAGGSYEVTNSATKPGSGEMLVETALRLLREAASASN, from the coding sequence ATGAACTTTGCTCCTTTGTTCAGATCGGTGGGGTTGCTGCTTGTTTGTCTTGTGACGTACTCCCACCCGGAGGTTTTCGGTGGCGAGGCATTGCGAGTGGGAATCGCGGAGGTGGACATCACCCCTCCTGTCGGTTTTCCTATGGCGGGCTACTACCACGAACGACTGGCAGAAGGGGTGATTGACCCGCTGAAGGCGAAAGCAATTGTCTTCCGGGACGGCGATACTTCGGCGGCGCTGGTTGTCTGCGACCTGATTGGGATTGCTACGGATCTGGTGAAGGAGATTCGCAAGCGAGCCTCGACAGAAACGGGGATCCCGGTTTCCAATATTGTGATCACGGCCACGCACTCGCACACCGCGCCGGATTATATGAAGGAGCTTTACCTGAAGCTCGGGAAAGAGAATCAGGCACCGATGCGGGCAGAATTCATCGAGAAGCTGATTGCTGGCCCAGCGGATGCCATTCGCAAGGCTCATGCGACGGCGAAGCCTGCGCTTCTGGAAGCGGGATCGGCGACACAACTGATCCCTGTTTCGTTTAACCGCCGCTCTGTCATGCGCGACGGCAGCGTCAAGACGTGGCAGAGTCATGATAATCCTGACGTTGTCCGAGCTGCCGGCCCAATCGATCCCCGAATCGAACTGCTAGCTGTTCGCGATGAGACCGGTGTGGCGAGGGGGATTCTCAGCAATTTCGCACTGCATCTCGATACCGTCGGCGGCATGCGATGGAGCGCGGACTACCCGTACTTTATTGATCAGGCACTCAAGAAATCCCTTGGGAATGAAGTGGTTTCGATCTTCGGAACGGGTTGCTGTGGAGACATCAATCACGTCAATCCTAACAGCAAAGAGCGAAACAAGGCCGACTACATTGGAACCAGCATCGCGGAATCCATAGAGCGTGACCTGGGGAAGCTCAAGCCGTTGGCGAAGACGAAACTCGTCGCGAAGTCGGAAGTCGTCCAACTCCCTCTGCAGGAAGCGACTGAAGACGAAGTGAAGTGGGCGATCGAGATCCTGCAAAAGGCTTACCGCAAGGAAACGGTGGACTTTTTTGATCACGTCACCGCGCACAAGAAAATTATGCTCGATCAATTCCGCCATCGTGAACCCTACGCCAACGCCATTGATCACATCACGTGGGGACTGAGCCATTCGCTGAAGGGGATCGGCGAGACGATTCCCGCGGAAGTGAACGTCATTACACTGGGACAAGACGTGGCAATTGTCTGTCTTCCGGGCGAGGTCTTCGTCGAACTGGGTATGGCCATCAAGCAGGGGTCTCCCTTCAAAACGACTCTGGTGATCGAACTGTCGAACTGTGTCGAAACGATCTACATCCCCAACCGTCCCGCCTATGCCGGGGGGAGTTACGAAGTGACAAACTCTGCAACGAAGCCCGGTTCCGGCGAAATGCTTGTCGAGACTGCACTTCGACTTCTGCGCGAGGCTGCATCGGCATCCAATTGA